In one Cyprinus carpio isolate SPL01 chromosome B2, ASM1834038v1, whole genome shotgun sequence genomic region, the following are encoded:
- the LOC109081214 gene encoding tetraspanin-3-like, protein MLAPRGFRILLKIASLILLLAGITGLGGSFFLHKYKVYGVFFSSIYIILPANLAIAGGVVLLISGCIGCSVSNKKPSCGHGLFVYLLIIVWCIVGTTAVLAYTHKGKLDEDLAPLKDVFQNYSGNSQDPDTKAVNALQRELQCCGVKNYTDWLETPWFNHSGKYEVPLSCCNNTFHSCNGTLDSPQLLYNGGCQEKIEKKLLLSVQVIIITSLVVLFLLIMSWIIVAQLMRHQPPQEYRILDQE, encoded by the exons ATGTTGGCTCCAAGAGGTTTCAGAATTTTGCTAAAGATTGCGTCTCTGATTTTGTTG CTGGCTGGGATTACAGGTCTGGGTGGTTCATTCTTTCTACATAAATACAAAGTTTACGGTGTGTTTTTTAGCAGCATTTATATAATTCTCCCTGCAAACCTGGCTATTGCTGGAGGAGTCGTTCTCTTAATCAGTGGATGCATTGGCTGTTCTGTGTCCAACAAAAAACCTTCATGTGGACACGGATTA TTTGTGTATCTTCTCATTATTGTGTGGTGCATTGTGGGTACTACTGCTGTATTGGCATATACTCATAAAGGGAAG CTTGATGAAGACTTGGCTCCCCTTAAAGATGTGTTTCAGAACTACAGTGGTAACAGCCAAGATCCTGATACCAAAGCAGTGAATGCCCTTCAGCGTGAG ttgcAGTGTTGTGGTGTTAAGAACTACACAGACTGGTTGGAAACACCCTGGTTTAATCACAGTGGGAAATACGAAGTTCCTCTGAGCTGCTGCAACAACACATTTCACTCCTGCAATGGAACTTTAGACTCACCCCAGCTGCTATATAATGGG GGTTGTCAAGAAAAAATTGAGAAGAAATTACTACTTTCAGTGCAAGTCATCATTATAACATCTTTAGTGGTTCTCTTTTTACTG ATAATGTCCTGGATTATAGTGGCACAGCTCATGAGGCATCAACCCCCACAAGAGTATCGAATCCTGGACCAAGAATAA
- the LOC109081223 gene encoding peroxisomal biogenesis factor 19-like isoform X2 has protein sequence MTELTSALDDFDKTSVPPVAPTAPGPRTTSDEKPPLLEDSKIFESLFDGEMANQAREEWEKAMAELAQEEPQLLQHFHKLSEAAGKVGTDVASQQEFTSCLKETLGGLAKNADNLQNAGLAGDDLVKTLENLGLNENGEGGDDGNILPIMQSIMQNLLSKEVLYPSLKEITEKYPEWLESNKQSLPTDQFTRYEQQYKIMGEICSQFEKDGDKDSTFENILELMQKLQDLGQPPKELAGEAPPGLNFDPESLHLPGAQGVPGPEQCSIM, from the exons ATGACCGAATTAACGA GTGCTCTTGATGATTTTGACAAGACCAGTGTGCCTCCTGTGGCCCCCACTGCCCCTGGTCCAAGAACGACGAGTGATGAGAag CCTCCTCTGTTGGAGGACAGTAAGATCTTCGAGTCTCTCTTTGACGGTGAGATGGCCAATCAAGCACGTGAGGAGTGGGAGAAAGCCATGGCTGAGTTAGCACAAGAAGAACCTCAGCTTCTGCAGCATTTTCATAAGCTGTCTGAGGCAGCAGGTAAAGTAG GCACAGATGTAGCTTCACAACAAGAGTTCACCTCCTGTCTTAAGGAGACCCTTGGTGGTTTAGCGAAAAATGCAGACAACCTCCAG AATGCAGGACTGGCTGGAGATGATCTGGTAAAGACCTTGGAGAACCTGGGATTGAATGAAAATGGGGAGGGAGGAGATGATGGCAATATTCTCCCAATTATGCAGTCCATCATGCAGAACCTTTTATCCAAAGAAGTTCTATACCCTTCTCTTAAAGAGATAACAGAGAAG TACCCTGAATGGTTGGAGAGCAACAAGCAATCCCTTCCCACAGACCAGTTCACGCGGTATGAGCAACAGTACAAAATAATGGGAGAAATATGCAGCCAATTTGAGAAAGATGGAGACAAAGACAGCACGTTTGAAAACATTCTTGAACTCATGCAGAAG CTGCAAGACTTGGGTCAACCTCCAAAAGAGCTTGCTGGAGAGGCA CCTCCTGGCTTGAATTTTGACCCAGAATCTCTGCACCTTCCTGGAGCGCAAGGGGTCCCAGGACCAGAGCAGTGCTCAATCATGTGA
- the LOC109081223 gene encoding peroxisomal biogenesis factor 19-like isoform X1, whose translation MASASEPQGAPDSELDELLDSALDDFDKTSVPPVAPTAPGPRTTSDEKPPLLEDSKIFESLFDGEMANQAREEWEKAMAELAQEEPQLLQHFHKLSEAAGKVGTDVASQQEFTSCLKETLGGLAKNADNLQNAGLAGDDLVKTLENLGLNENGEGGDDGNILPIMQSIMQNLLSKEVLYPSLKEITEKYPEWLESNKQSLPTDQFTRYEQQYKIMGEICSQFEKDGDKDSTFENILELMQKLQDLGQPPKELAGEAPPGLNFDPESLHLPGAQGVPGPEQCSIM comes from the exons ATGGCGTCAGCGTCAGAACCTCAGGGTGCTCCAGACAGCGAACTGGACGAATTATTAGACA GTGCTCTTGATGATTTTGACAAGACCAGTGTGCCTCCTGTGGCCCCCACTGCCCCTGGTCCAAGAACGACGAGTGATGAGAag CCTCCTCTGTTGGAGGACAGTAAGATCTTCGAGTCTCTCTTTGACGGTGAGATGGCCAATCAAGCACGTGAGGAGTGGGAGAAAGCCATGGCTGAGTTAGCACAAGAAGAACCTCAGCTTCTGCAGCATTTTCATAAGCTGTCTGAGGCAGCAGGTAAAGTAG GCACAGATGTAGCTTCACAACAAGAGTTCACCTCCTGTCTTAAGGAGACCCTTGGTGGTTTAGCGAAAAATGCAGACAACCTCCAG AATGCAGGACTGGCTGGAGATGATCTGGTAAAGACCTTGGAGAACCTGGGATTGAATGAAAATGGGGAGGGAGGAGATGATGGCAATATTCTCCCAATTATGCAGTCCATCATGCAGAACCTTTTATCCAAAGAAGTTCTATACCCTTCTCTTAAAGAGATAACAGAGAAG TACCCTGAATGGTTGGAGAGCAACAAGCAATCCCTTCCCACAGACCAGTTCACGCGGTATGAGCAACAGTACAAAATAATGGGAGAAATATGCAGCCAATTTGAGAAAGATGGAGACAAAGACAGCACGTTTGAAAACATTCTTGAACTCATGCAGAAG CTGCAAGACTTGGGTCAACCTCCAAAAGAGCTTGCTGGAGAGGCA CCTCCTGGCTTGAATTTTGACCCAGAATCTCTGCACCTTCCTGGAGCGCAAGGGGTCCCAGGACCAGAGCAGTGCTCAATCATGTGA
- the LOC109081213 gene encoding coatomer subunit alpha has product MLTKFETKSARVKGLSFHPKRPWILASLHNGVIQLWDYRMCTLIDKFDEHDGPVRGIDFHKQQPLFVSGGDDYKIKVWNYKLRRCLFTLLGHLDYIRTTFFHHEYPWILSASDDQTIRIWNWQSRTCACVLTGHNHYVMCAQFHPSEDLVVSASLDQTVRVWDISGLRKKNLSPGAVDSDVRGISGVDLFGASDAVVKHVLEGHDRGVNWAAFHPSMPLIVSGADDRQVKIWRMNESKAWELDTCRGHYNNVSCAVFHPRQELILSNSEDKSIRVWDMSKRTGVQTFRRDHDRFWVLGAHPNLNLFAAGHDSGMLVFKLERERPAYAVYGNMLYYVKDRFLRQLDFNSSKDTAVMQLRSGSKFPVFSMSYNPAENAVLLCTRATNLENSTYDLYSIPRESDSQNPDAPEGKRSSGLTAVWVARNRFAVLDRMHSLLIKNLKNEIVKKVQVPSCEEIFYAGTGSLLLRDADGVTLFDVQQKRSLATVKIAKVKYVVWSSDANHVALLAKHAIMICNKKLESLCNIHENIRVKSGAWAENEVFIYTTSNHIKYALTSGDHGIIRTLDLPIYVTRVRGNSVYCLDRECRPRVLNIDPTEYRFKLALVNRKYEEVLHMVRNAKLVGQSIIAYLQKKGYPEVALHFVKDEKTRFSLALECGNIEVALEAAKALDERSCWERLGEAALLQGHHQVVEMCYQRTKNFDKLTFLYLITGNLAKLRKMMKIAEIRKDMSGHYQGALYLGDVSERVRILKNCGQKSLAYLTAATHGMDEEAEALKETFDLEKEMVPEVDPNAQLLQPPPPINPLDTNWPLLTVSKGFFEGAIAAKGRAGQMVADLDMDASGGEGWGEDAELHLDEDGFMDAQEGLGDEGAIGKEEGGGWDVEEDLDLPPELDVPSVGGGGAEGEGFFVPPTKGTSPTQMWCNNSQLVVDHLLAGSFETAMRLLHDQVGVVQFGPYKQLFMQTLSRGRTCYLGLPSLPCLHSYPQRNWKDSGVKGGLPAVGLRLSDLISRLQQCYQLTTAGRFEEAVDRFRAVLLSVPLLVVDNKQEIAEAQQLITICKEYIIGLTMETERKKLPKDTLDQQKRLCEMAAYFTHCSLQPVHMVLVLRTALNLFFKLRNFKTAAGFARRLLELGPKPEVAQQTRKILAACEKSLTDAHQLNYDPHNPFDICPASFTPLYRGRPVEKCPLSGACYCPKYKGEVCRVTQVTEIGKDVIGLRVSPLQFR; this is encoded by the exons atgttgacCAAGTTTGAGACAAAGTCGGCCCGAGTGAAAG GGCTGAGTTTCCACCCGAAACGGCCCTGGATTCTGGCTAGTTTGCACAACGGCGTCATCCAGCTGTGGGACTATCGCATGTGCACCCTCATCGACAAGTTTGACGAGCATGATG GTCCAGTCAGAGGTATTGACTTTCATAAGCAGCAGCCGCTGTTTGTGTCAGGAGGAGATGACTACAAGATCAAG gTGTGGAACTACAAGCTGCGTCGGTGTCTCTTTACTCTTCTTGGACATCTTGACTACATTCGTACCACATTCTTTCATCAC GAGTATCCCTGGATCCTGAGTGCCTCAGATGATCAAACCATTCGCATTTGGAATTGGCAGTCCAGAACATGTGCCTG TGTGCTGACGGGGCATAATCACTATGTGATGTGTGCTCAGTTCCATCCATCTGAGGACCTGGTGGTGTCGGCTAGCTTGGATCAGACTGTACGCGTGTGGGATATTTCCG GTCTGAGGAAGAAGAACTTGTCTCCGGGTGCTGTGGATTCGGATGTGCGTGGTATCTCTGGTGTCGACCTGTTTGGGGCCTCTGATGCAGTAGTGAAGCACGTTCTAGAG GGTCACGATCGAGGCGTAAACTGGGCAGCCTTCCATCCCAGCATGCCTCTCATTGTGTCAGGAGCAGATGACCGCCAGGTCAAGATCTGGAGGATGAACG AGTCAAAAGCATGGGAGTTGGACACCTGTCGAGGGCACTACAACAATGTGTCCTGTGCAGTCTTCCATCCTCGCCAGGAGCTCATCCTGTCCAACTCTGAGGACAAGAGCATCCGTGTGTGGGATATGTCCAAGAGGACAGGCGTCCAGACCTTTCGCAGAGATCACGACCGTTTCTGGGTGCTGGGGGCTCACCCCAACCTCAACCTGTTTGCTGCAG GCCATGACAGTGGGATGCTGGTGTTTAAACTGGAAAGGGAACGTCCAGCTTATGCCGTGTATGGTAACATGCTTTACTATGTAAAAGATCGCTTCCTGCGTCAGCTTGACTTCAACAGCAGCAAGGATACAGCCGTCATGCAGCTGCGCAG TGGATCCAAATTCCCAGTGTTCAGCATGTCCTACAACCCTGCAGAAAATGCTGTGCTGTTGTGCACT AGAGCTACTAACCTGGAAAACAGCACATATGATCTGTATTCCATTCCCAGAGAGAGTGACTCCCAGAATCCTGATG CTCCAGAGGGAAAGCGTTCCTCTGGTCTGACTGCGGTTTGGGTAGCTCGGAACCGCTTTGCTGTACTCGACCGCATGCACTCA CTCCTGATAAAGAACCTGAAGAATGAGATTGTGAAGAAGGTCCAGGTACCGAGCTGTGAGGAGATCTTCTACGCTGGAACTGGATCTCTGCTGCTGCGTGATGCTGATGGAGTCACGCTGTTTGACGTGCAGCAGAAGCGCTCCCTCGCTACAGTCAAAATCGCTAAAGTCAAATATGTGGTGTGGAGCTCCGATGCCAACCATGTGGCCCTGCTGGCCAAACACG CCATCATGATCTGCAACAAGAAGTTAGAGAGCCTGTGTAACATCCATGAGAACATCAGAGTGAAGAGTGGTGCCTGGGCTGAGAATGAAGTCTTCATCTACACCACCTCCAACCACATCAAATATGCTCTCACCTCCGG tGATCATGGTATAATCCGTACATTGGATCTGCCCATCTATGTGACAAGAGTCAGAGGCAACAGTGTGTACTGTCTGGATCGTGAGTGCAGACCACGAGTGCTCAATATTGACCCCACTGAGTACCGTTTTAAATTGGCTCTGGTCAATCGCAAATATGAAGAG GTTCTTCATATGGTGCGTAACGCTAAACTGGTAGGCCAGTCCATCATTGCCTACCTGCAGAAGAAGGGCTACCCAGAGGTTGCGCTGCACTTCGTCAAAGATGAGAAGACTCGTTTCAGCCTGGCTCTGGAGTGTGGAAACATTGAG gTGGCGTTAGAGGCTGCAAAAGCCCTGGATGAACGTAGCTGCTGGGAGCGTCTCGGCGAGGCTGCGCTTCTGCAGGGCCATCACCAGGTTGTGGAGATGTGCTACCAGAGAACCAAGAACTTTGACAAACTCACCTTCCTGTACCTTATCACTGGCAACCTGGCCAAACTCAGGAAGATGATGAAGATAG CTGAGATAAGAAAGGACATGAGTGGACACTATCAGGGCGCTCTCTATCTGGGGGACGTCAGTGAGCGTGTGCGAATCCTGAAGAACTGTGGACAGA AATCTCTGGCTTACCTGACTGCTGCCACTCATGGGATGGATGAGGAGGCCGAAGCTCTGAAGGAGACCTTTGACCTGGAAAAAGAAATG GTGCCAGAAGTGGACCCTAATGCCCAGCTGTTGCAGCCGCCACCTCCCATCAACCCCTTGGATACCAACTGGCCTCTGCTCACCGTCTCCAAGGGCTTCTTCGAGGGAGCCATTGCTGCCAAAG GACGTGCTGGTCAGATGGTTGCTGACCTGGACATGGATGCTTCAGGAGGAGAAGGCTGGGGAGAAGATGCAGAACTTCATTTGGATGAAG ATGGATTTATGGATGCTCAAGAGGGATTGGGAGATGAGGGAGCCATTGGGAAAGAGGAAGGAGGCGGCTGGGATGTTGAGGAAGATCTGGACCTCCCGCCAGAACTG GATGTACCTTCTGTTGGTGGAGGTGGCGCAGAGGGCGAAGGTTTCTTTGTGCCGCCCACCAAGGGCACAAGCCCCACACAGATGTGGTGCAACAACTCTCAGCTGGTGGTGGATCACTTATTGGCTGGATCTTTTGAGACCGCTATGAGG TTGCTGCATGACCAGGTTGGTGTGGTTCAGTTTGGACCCTATAAGCAACTGTTCATGCAAACTCTGTCCCGTGGGCGCACCTGTTACCTGGGCCTGCCGTCTCTGCCCTGCTTACACAGTTACCCCCAGAGGAACTGGAAGGACAGCGGGGTTAAAGGGGGCCTGCCAGCAGTGGGCCTGCGTCTCTCTGATCTCATTTCGCGCCTGCAGCAGTGCTATCAGCTGACCACAGCAGGGCGCTTTGAAGAAGCTGTTGATCGTTTCAGAGCCGTTCTCCTCTCCGTACCACTGCTTGTGGTCGACAACAAACAAGAGATTGCAGAG GCTCAACAGCTTATCACTATCTGTAAAGAGTATATTATTGGCCTCACTATGGAGACCGAGAGGAAGAAACTCCCCAAAGACACTCTTGATCAACAAAAGAGACTTTGTGAg atggcAGCATATTTCACACATTGCAGTCTGCAGCCTGTCCACATGGTGTTGGTGTTGAGAACAGCACTCAATCTTTTCTTCAAACTGCGTAACTTCAAAACAGCAGCTGGTTTTGCTCGCCGTCTGCTTGAGTTGGGTCCCAAACCAGAAGTGGCACAACAG ACACGAAAGATTCTTGCAGCATGTGAGAAGAGCCTGACAGATGCTCACCAACTGAACTACGACCCCCACAATCCCTTTGACATCTGCCCAGCCTCTTTCACTCCCCTGTACCGTGGGCGGCCAGTGGAGAAATGTCCCCTGTCTGGAGCCTGCTACTGCCCCAAATACAAAGGAGAAGTCTGCAGGGTCACACAG GTAACCGAGATTGGTAAAGATGTGATCGGATTGCGTGTCAGCCCACTGCAGTTCCGTTGA
- the LOC109081220 gene encoding apolipoprotein D-like codes for MQALQVLSLTLLSVLAVSAQSIGSGKCPQPPVQQNFDLTKYMGRWYEITKIPARFQLGDCCQAIYTLSDGIVLVRNEQLLNGAYSFTEGTAKIADASEPAKLEVRFFEDAPPAPYWVLATDYDTYTLVYSCSDSAGPFYTEYSWIISRTRTLPKETVSELLDILKSHGISTDSFTETDQRPELCSVMP; via the exons ATGCAGGCTCTTCAGGTTCTGTCTCTGACTCTGCTGTCTGTGCTGGCGGTCAGCGCTCAGTCCATCGGCTCTGGAAAATGCCCACAGCCTCCTGTTCAGCAAAACTTTGATCTTACTAAG TACATGGGCAGATGGTATGAGATCACAAAGATTCCAGCCCGGTTCCAGCTGGGAGACTGTTGCCAGGCCATTTACACTCTGAGTGATGGTATTGTCCTGGTTCGAAATGAACAGCTTCT taATGGCGCTTACAGCTTTACTGAGGGAACTGCCAAGATTGCAGATGCATCAGAACCTGCCAAACTTGAAGTCCGCTTCTTTGAAG ATGCTCCTCCTGCCCCCTACTGGGTGCTGGCTACTGATTATGACACCTACACCCTGGTTTACTCTTGCTCTGATTCTGCTGGTCCCTTTTACACTGAGTATTCCTGGATCATAAGCAGAACCCGCACACTTCCTAAAGAGACCGTCTCTGAGCTCTTAGACATCCTCAAATCCCATGGCATCAGTACTGATAGTTTTACTGAGACTGACCAGAGACCGGAGCTGTGCAGCGTTATGCCTTAA
- the LOC109081219 gene encoding apolipoprotein D-like yields MQALQVLSLTLLSVLAVSAQSIGSGKCPQPPVQQNFDPTRYMGRWHEIMKIPAPFQLGECCQATYTLGDGIVLVRNDELLANGTISFIEGTAKIADASEPAKLEVSFFEDAPPAPYWVLATDYDTYTLVYSCSDFAGLFRAEFSWIMSRTRTLPKETVSELLDILKSHGISTDSFTETDQRPELCSVMP; encoded by the exons ATGCAGGCTCTTCAGGTTCTGTCTCTGACTCTGCTGTCTGTGCTGGCGGTCAGCGCTCAGTCCATCGGCTCTGGAAAATGTCCACAGCCTCCTGTTCAGCAAAACTTTGATCCTACAagg TACATGGGCAGGTGGCATGAGATCATGAAGATTCCTGCCCCGTTCCAGTTAGGAGAGTGTTGCCAGGCCACTTATACTCTCGGTGACGGTATTGTCCTGGTTCGAAATGATGAGCTTCT TGCTAATGGCACTATAAGCTTCATTGAGGGAACTGCCAAGATTGCAGATGCATCAGAACCTGCCAAACTTGAAGTCAGCTTCTTTGAAG ATGCTCCTCCTGCCCCCTACTGGGTGCTGGCTACTGATTATGACACCTACACCCTGGTTTACTCTTGCTCTGATTTCGCCGGTCTCTTTCGTGCTGAGTTTTCCTGGATCATGAGCAGAACCCGAACTCTTCCTAAAGAGACCGTCTCTGAGCTCTTAGACATCCTCAAATCCCATGGCATCAGTACTGATAGTTTTACTGAGACTGACCAGAGACCGGAGCTGTGCAGCGTTATGCCTTAA